The following nucleotide sequence is from Sander vitreus isolate 19-12246 chromosome 3, sanVit1, whole genome shotgun sequence.
CCTGGGCACAAAATTTTCCAAAGTGcaacaacaaaagtgagtaaGTGAGTTTACCATTTACCTCAtgttgtttcatgttttctgtttttgcagCCACGTCACGGTAAGAGGCCTTTTCGTGCGTGTCGCAGCTTCCTCACCTGTCAGTTTCGTGAGTGCAGAAGGAGAAGGGGAAGTTGGCTGCTATTTTCTCAAAGTCCTCCAGTGAAATGTAACCATCCTGGCTCTGGTCGTAATTTTTCATTATGGACTGCAGGGGGCAACAGAACAATCAGACATTCAGTTGCGCTTGTCAAGGAGCAGTTGGTTAGTTCTGCTTTAGCCTGCCAAGTAATAAGGAAGTGAAAGACACAATGTTGTTGCAGTGTCACATACTCACATCCACCATCTGCTTGACGTGCTTAGATATGGTGTTAGGATCGAGCCTGGGGGTGACCCCTGAACCCCACTCTGCCAGTACAGGCGGTTTAACCGGAGCTACAGGCTGTGGAGCGACAGATGCAGCGATGAGACATAAAGGACTGTACATGTTAGAAacaagaagaataaaaaaagagtacACCCACCACATAACACGCTTCCCTAACGTACAGCGCTTTGATGTGGCGGATTTTGATGTATTCGGCACCGAGcctgtgcttttgttttgaagatGTTACACccacagagagcacacacatgTCCCTCCTCTTGTGAAAAGAGGTTGAAACAAGTGTGAGTCTGATGGTGTTAGATAGAGCTCAACTTCAAAAAGTGGAGTATGCAGCTCTACTGACCTGGATCTTTGTGTTCTTGGGTTCCTTGGTGTATGAAAGTTCATAGATCTCATCCTCAGTGTAGTATAAATCTAGAGAGAGCTGAAGCATTGAAAGAACATGATtttaagatgtgtttttttttttcttcttttttcgtGGAATCTTTTTTATATCTGAAATCTTGGTTTGTGTCTGGTACCGTGAGCAGATGCAGAAGGTCTTTGTTGGCCTCGAAGGGCGGCGTGCAGGTGTGAATGGCCACCAGGTCGTTGATGTTGCTGTACAGGTGCTGCAGCTTGCTCAGGTTGATCTTGTCCACGTCGATGTAGTTGGGCAGGGCCTCGTTCAGGGAGATCAGATCCTTCAGGTGGACGCCCAGGATGGGCACCTTGAAGCCGCTGCACTCGTTGTAAACCCGCCGGTAGTTGATGTAGTTGCTACGCGAGGACAGCAGCTCGGTCATCTCACTCAGGGcctgagagaggagaaagatcaAGCAGTTGGTGTGTTTAGACTTCAGTATAGCCTTAGAAAACATtcaataagataagataacacTTTATTGTCTGTTTACACTGAAAATGTTCTAGCATCGTCTGCTCCAACAGTCAACAGTCAAcagataacataaaaaaaaaacacaaacataaaaaaacatctgtatggtTTCCCAACAATGTCTGCCACACCTTTCcgtcacccacacacatacacacacacacacacacacacacacacacacacacacacacacacacacacacacacacacacacacacacacacacacacacacacacacacacacacacacacacacacacacccagtggtgtagtctaatgtattgtagtgggtatactatttttgaggtttctgttgctttCTGCTGCGCTTTTTTCCCACTGTCACCAGATTCACCACTTACTACCACATCAACATCAagttattaccactagttttacacttaaaaaaaatcatggtcaataaacctcctTTATGTGaaattatacctcatttttgagttaaaaataagctgaaattatgaattatttcgaGAAATAGTTACGATCgagtggataatcacagactgtcaaagtttagtcaggacaCTGTTTAGAAACCATTTCATTGGTTTTTCAAATGctacaaaatgtaataaaattcTATGAAAGTAGTGATCTGATGCTTAGTTTTACTTGCGGAGAGCGTTGGATGGAACAAcccgtttgttttttttgggccaatttgcttgaaagaaacccaataGGAGGGTTAAGTGATGATGAAATATATAGACAAAAACGTGGCCAAAAAATTTGATATAAAATTCCGTCAGCACGTAAAACTGGTGGCAGgtgaaaagggaaagaaaatcaCCATGACATGAAAATCCTGGagcttaaaaaaactaaattaaatttcaAGGAGGAtgattcacaaaaaaaaagtttcatctTTATCCCTCTGTGGTAATGTAGTCATCAAAAGACTGACTCATGGGCATGTGTAATATTTGAAATACCTTAGTGATGTCAGGAGTCAGCAGGTTGGAGGTGTCTTTGAGGCGGGAGATTGAGCTGTGACAGAGGCCTCCAGTCACTGCCATTAGAGTGTTAAAGTTTTGCAGAGCTCGAAGTTTCTGtgaaggaaatgaagtcttAGCCCCCAAAACCCCAAACACTTCTTGGCAGCCAAAcatacggaagaggattagggccacatgtgaaaaaaaatgtattgagttctgagtttgaagtcagaattctgactttttattttctttttttaaatctctttttttcttttttttttttaatctcagaattctgagaataaagtcttaattctgactttaaactcagaattctgagaataaagtcataaagtcataattctgactttaaactcaaaattctgagaataaagtcataatGCCGTCTCTAAAAATCAGTATTCTGAGAAATAAATCAacattctgagattaaagtcagaattctaatttatttctcagaattctgactttaaactcagaactcaaatacatttttcacatgtggccctaatcctcttccgtgcAAACAACACTccctctgagttttttttttttgtgatgtttgATCCGTCGGCCAGTATTACCTGAGCCACATGAATGAACTTAGTGAAGACCTGGGCTCTCTGCTGGGCCGTGTGTCTGCTGAGGATCATCAGCTGGACCCACTGGGAGACTCCGTTACACATCATGACCGACCGCTCCAGAGCAGGGTTGTCCCTCACCGAGCCTCGCACCACGTAGCTGCGGTAGTCCAGGAACTGACCGATCAGATAGCAGTGGTCAGGCAGGAAACACCTTCTGCACTAAGTTTATCACTGATTTCACTCAGGTGTTTAAGCAGGGTAGAAATCTGTCACCAAATGATCGAGCAGATCATATTTTGTGCTCATAACGGCTTTTCTACTGAAAACAATTCTCCAACACCAGGAAGGAGCATCTTAATTTATAACAAAAGTAAAGATACTATTTTCTATAAAGACATATTTTACCAAGGGTTTGAgaaagggcgtaactttgggttcaacagtTATACATTTGTGTCTAGATCTCATGTAAATacaagaaaatgcatttcctgcagaaaatgcatgtgaatgccgaatagctaaattgctaaagctaaactggattaacAGCTTAAAAAGAAGGTGAAGGtgaaggtgaagtagtgaggATAGTTTGAAAAGtatgaatggttttaattaacatgaatttcattaaaaagttcaataacaccactaatgtaTAAAAGATGTGGAATATTTAAAGGCTGAATTGTTGGCTTTAAAAGTTCAACGATGCCAAATGATGTAGAACATCGTGAGGTCtgaatttattttctaactgaaattatgaataaGTATGGAAGACTTACAAAGGCTGTGAGAAACATTgatgaaaatgcagaaatatgaaacaaattgtttgcattgcactgcactgctgaaaaacttggaagttgaaatgtaaaattgtcaGTTGGAAGCTGAACTGCATTACCTTAATAAGCCAAGAGCTGAAATACATTgttagaaaagctggaagcgaaactgtaatactgtcgaaagtggaagttcaaataaattgactaaaaagactgaaagtataaatactttgtattataatcagacatatccattgcatagaacaaacaagcatgaccctaaagagctgagaggtgaatatattgcctgaaaagaagCGGGCTATATATATGGATAAAATCACAAAtgacactatgtgtgtgtgtgtgtgtgtgtgtgtgtgtgtgtgtgtgtgtgtgtgtgtgatgttccgttaatgttcatattactgtctGTAGTTGCAATTTGACGGTCTGGCAAAAATGCTGCGTCATGTTTACTAATCAGTGGCCATGTTTGTAAACACAGGGGAGATCCCTTTGATCTCTGTAATCAGCTAATGGTAGTGGTATCACCTGCTGTTAGACTGCTCCCATTAAGAGACACTGAGAGCGACCTATGAAAAGAAGGCTCAGACAGCTTAAACTATAGGTGGCCTCAGTGAAATCACTTCATCGTGAGCGCCACAAGGCCTTTGCGAACGTATTGGTATATAATTTGtgtagataaaaataaaaaatgagtcTGAAATCGCAGTTTCAAAATACGCTTTGTTTGCGTTTCGGCTCAAGAGAGAATGAGGGTAAATAACATTATGGTCAATGAGAGATTTACAGACCGTCTTGTCATAATTCAAACTATAAATCCTATAGCTTACGTGAGCACCTTAGCTGAAAGTTGACAAGAATACCTATGTTTTAATGTATAAATGGTGTATGACAAGTAGAAATTGTGGATTTTTCACAATCTGGCAACTCAAAACTTGTTCttccaaatgttttattacTGATACCAAAGATATTTTAAGAAGACTTTGTCCATGGAAGGTGTTGTCATTAAACTCTCTGCAGCAGGGGAtcggttataataataataatagataaataattataatgcattttatttatacagcgtATCTGCAAGTCATGGCAACATGACGAGGCCTCAACAAGCAAAGTAAGAACAGCAATTAGTGAGAAGTTGCTCACTGAACTTACTGAAACGTTACAGAAGTTCTTGAACTCCAGGTAGCTGAGGTGCTCGGCCATCTCATCTGGCTCCATGTGGTCGAAGATCAAAGACACCTTCCTCTTCTTCACAGAGGGCGAGGGTGCCTGGAATATGTTCCCATGAGGGCCTCTAGGAAAAGAAAGCCAAGCAACAGGACAAAAatagatgtttttaaaaaaaaagagaaaccccTATTTCCTATTTATAGAAAAAACTTGCTTGAGTTGTGGCCAAATACGCAAACCACAATTCCCCCCCAGGGCActgaatcaactcaaaacatggCTCACAAGCAGGAGGTGTCAAGGAGCTGCGAGTGCGTCTTCTCTCCGCCTGACCGCACCAGCGCCCACAGGTCCCCCATGGTCTGCTCAAGAAGGGGGTCTGCCTCGAACACCGCCGGGAACTGGCTGATCCACTGCCTTTCCACGAAGCAAGACAGAAAATATGCTTACATCCCGCAAATAGAGCAGGAAAACCAGTTCCTTCACAGTCTGTCATACAAcacgctcactcactcacctgATAAGGTGGCAGATCTGTGTCCGCTTCAGTCCTCTCTTGTCCAAGGGGCAATCCTTATAAGTGAGATAAAGAGTCAAGGAACACCCAGTAGCAGATAGGGCACAACATTACTCCAAACACCAGCAGGGATATAGAAAATTCAAATCTGCTTTGCCGACAAGGAGTGCAAAACAAAGCCATGCCTGTTTCCTGATCTGATTAATGAACGTGGACATGAGATTGGGAGCAGTGCACCGGTGGGACCAGAGTACTGCACTGAGTGACAGTGGAGGATATAGGGTGAGAAGTTTCTGGGCGAACATCTGAGATGGCACGACCCAACTGTGCATCATCAGGGTCATGTGGACCAGCTGGGACCCTCTGGGGCTGGATAGCTTCCCCTCTGAATCTGCaaccaaaaacacagcagcacaggaTTAATGTGgttacaaacaacaacaacaaaaacaacaaaaactgtgGGCtgcacggtggctcagtggtcaAGCAGCTCAGTCCAGTTCATTTCAGTTCATTTTAGTTcatttcagtcagtcagtcagtcagtcagttcgTTCTATTTGAGTGGGTTTTAGATTTTCGTATTGGTTTTCTCCaggtgctttgttttttttcagtcacaCCCCAGAGACATGCAGCTCAAGTGGattggagatttttttttagaatttcCTGTAGGTGtggagtgtctgtctgtgttaacCTTGCGATGAAATGACAACCTGCCCCGGGTGTTTTCCTGCCTTTCGCCTACTGTATGAGATACATCCAACTGTGACCTAAAGTAGAAATaagcaaataaagaaaaaaaggtctaGACACGTGTCTAATTTACTTGATATACAATGTACCTTTTTCATCATACATTATATCATAATGGGACATAAAGAGTGAAATCAAGGGGTAAATAATGTCTCTCACTGGGTTGTTTAAGGTTGTTGGTAAAAGGGGGGCAAAAGCCACAAAATGAGATAGACTGGCATGTGGGTGTGGGTATCACTACTTGTTGAcagtttttaatattattattatttttgtttttacctttgaTTAAAAATGTTCCAGAGATTGTCCAGATTAACCAGGACATTATTTTTGGATAGGCATgttccattcacctccattacTGTAGCAGCAAGACTCTCACCAGTAGATATATTATAGCctctgaaaaaataaacattaactaTCTGTGTGCTAGAGTGCTAGTTACCACAAGGGGTATCCAgacgttttttgttgttgttgtgtgattTAAATAAACTAACCAATGATGAGAGTGAGATCATtgaaagagaggcagagaggagagagatttGTATAGTTTAACATTGCATGGGAATAGCTAGTTGGCCTCTGCAGCCCAACAGAACAAAGCTTGATTGTATGAGACTGCCctttgtctccctccctccctccctgtcagTCTCTCTCACCCTGGATTCCCCCCTCACTCTCCCTCATCCCGCATTTATATAACCTGCTTGTGATAAAGAGTAAAGACACATGACAAACTTTGGGAACACATGCAAACACGTAGGGACAGAGACTGACCGAAGCTGTTTAGGCAGCGCTGTATGAGCTCATCCAGGCTGGCAGCACTGGCGCTGGGAGCAGAGCTGGGGCTCTGCAGGGCCCGGGCGATGTCCTGAGGACTGGGACATGTATTCCTCCTGCGCTGGACCAGCTTCCTGCTCTCTCCATTGGGctttctgagagagagagagagagagagagagagagagagagagagagagagagagtcacacacagacagggggTATAAGTAGCTTAGAAAGAAGTAGAGCAGAGTGTGGTGAGGTAGTGCAGGTCAGCATCTGAGGAAATGCATCTCCCCACATCTGATAAGCTGTTCTGCAGCGCTGCAGCTGCCTGAGTCTTCACGCACTGGCAGAACAACTGCATAGCGTTCTGTGTTTGTCAAATGTTCATTATTTGCCAAATAGCTCACAGACTTGGACTTGTACTGACATTTTTGATCCAGTTGTAAGTGTCACAGTTTTCAGGAGAAGGTAGAATTGGTCCTGTTACAGACAGGTGTGCTGTGGTTTTTACTTGTCCTGTgcttttttgaagctttttattGAAGAGTTTTGATGTACATTTGTTTGGTTTCAAATGCTTACACCTGTCCTCTTTGGAACATAGAACCCATACCTTTACATTAGTTAATAGGTTATATATAATTCCAATGACCACTGTAACCCCTTGCATGAGTTTTAAAAACCTATCAACACAGCTGGGTTAATTAAGTTGTatataaaagtacaatattgtgTCACATTTGAGGTCGGCACTACAATATGTCACACATCATCACCAATACTGGTTTGCAAACCTTTGTAATTCTTCACCCTTTTCTCAGAATAACCAGTTCTTTT
It contains:
- the rasgrp4 gene encoding RAS guanyl-releasing protein 4 isoform X1; this translates as MNKTKRKPNGESRKLVQRRRNTCPSPQDIARALQSPSSAPSASAASLDELIQRCLNSFDSEGKLSSPRGSQLVHMTLMMHSWVVPSQMFAQKLLTLYKDCPLDKRGLKRTQICHLIRQWISQFPAVFEADPLLEQTMGDLWALVRSGGEKTHSQLLDTSCLGPHGNIFQAPSPSVKKRKVSLIFDHMEPDEMAEHLSYLEFKNFCNVSFLDYRSYVVRGSVRDNPALERSVMMCNGVSQWVQLMILSRHTAQQRAQVFTKFIHVAQKLRALQNFNTLMAVTGGLCHSSISRLKDTSNLLTPDITKALSEMTELLSSRSNYINYRRVYNECSGFKVPILGVHLKDLISLNEALPNYIDVDKINLSKLQHLYSNINDLVAIHTCTPPFEANKDLLHLLTLSLDLYYTEDEIYELSYTKEPKNTKIQRRDMCVLSVGVTSSKQKHRLGAEYIKIRHIKALYVREACYVPVAPVKPPVLAEWGSGVTPRLDPNTISKHVKQMVDSIMKNYDQSQDGYISLEDFEKIAANFPFSFCTHETDREGQISREEITSYFMRGMSVCAKLGYNFKAHNFHETTYKRPTFCETCRGFLWGVIKQGYHCKDCGINCHRHCRDLVGIECLKKHKNTTGSCPCTPAPDSRTKGNNWSSEEEAFVFPQSNETENNQGTSPWKNNAGDSTLSDRSTQTDPGVWTPEKKDKRGNHHNSLVHASLERKVNTLPQRTRGCSMPGSFLQEKMEELQLYKDKSREPD
- the rasgrp4 gene encoding RAS guanyl-releasing protein 4 isoform X2, producing the protein MNKTKRKPNGESRKLVQRRRNTCPSPQDIARALQSPSSAPSASAASLDELIQRCLNSFDSEGKLSSPRGSQLVHMTLMMHSWVVPSQMFAQKLLTLYKDCPLDKRGLKRTQICHLIRQWISQFPAVFEADPLLEQTMGDLWALVRSGGEKTHSQLLDTSCLGPHGNIFQAPSPSVKKRKVSLIFDHMEPDEMAEHLSYLEFKNFCNVSFLDYRSYVVRGSVRDNPALERSVMMCNGVSQWVQLMILSRHTAQQRAQVFTKFIHVAQKLRALQNFNTLMAVTGGLCHSSISRLKDTSNLLTPDITKALSEMTELLSSRSNYINYRRVYNECSGFKVPILGVHLKDLISLNEALPNYIDVDKINLSKLQHLYSNINDLVAIHTCTPPFEANKDLLHLLTLSLDLYYTEDEIYELSYTKEPKNTKIQPVAPVKPPVLAEWGSGVTPRLDPNTISKHVKQMVDSIMKNYDQSQDGYISLEDFEKIAANFPFSFCTHETDREGQISREEITSYFMRGMSVCAKLGYNFKAHNFHETTYKRPTFCETCRGFLWGVIKQGYHCKDCGINCHRHCRDLVGIECLKKHKNTTGSCPCTPAPDSRTKGNNWSSEEEAFVFPQSNETENNQGTSPWKNNAGDSTLSDRSTQTDPGVWTPEKKDKRGNHHNSLVHASLERKVNTLPQRTRGCSMPGSFLQEKMEELQLYKDKSREPD
- the rasgrp4 gene encoding RAS guanyl-releasing protein 4 isoform X3, with translation MTLMMHSWVVPSQMFAQKLLTLYKDCPLDKRGLKRTQICHLIRQWISQFPAVFEADPLLEQTMGDLWALVRSGGEKTHSQLLDTSCLGPHGNIFQAPSPSVKKRKVSLIFDHMEPDEMAEHLSYLEFKNFCNVSFLDYRSYVVRGSVRDNPALERSVMMCNGVSQWVQLMILSRHTAQQRAQVFTKFIHVAQKLRALQNFNTLMAVTGGLCHSSISRLKDTSNLLTPDITKALSEMTELLSSRSNYINYRRVYNECSGFKVPILGVHLKDLISLNEALPNYIDVDKINLSKLQHLYSNINDLVAIHTCTPPFEANKDLLHLLTLSLDLYYTEDEIYELSYTKEPKNTKIQRRDMCVLSVGVTSSKQKHRLGAEYIKIRHIKALYVREACYVPVAPVKPPVLAEWGSGVTPRLDPNTISKHVKQMVDSIMKNYDQSQDGYISLEDFEKIAANFPFSFCTHETDREGQISREEITSYFMRGMSVCAKLGYNFKAHNFHETTYKRPTFCETCRGFLWGVIKQGYHCKDCGINCHRHCRDLVGIECLKKHKNTTGSCPCTPAPDSRTKGNNWSSEEEAFVFPQSNETENNQGTSPWKNNAGDSTLSDRSTQTDPGVWTPEKKDKRGNHHNSLVHASLERKVNTLPQRTRGCSMPGSFLQEKMEELQLYKDKSREPD